The [Pantoea] beijingensis genomic sequence TAATCGCTCTCGTTGTCATTGACAACTTTGATATTCAGATGACTCATCTCACTGTTTATCATAAAACGCGTACCAACGACAGATATGCCACAGGATGCGTTATTAGCATAAAAAAGAAAAAATAATATTAAGAGCCTCTTAATCATAAGCCAACTCAAAATCAACAATACTTAATACTTTTCCCGCAGAAAAAACATCACTTACTCTTACATAGTAGGCAAGAAAACCGAATGTGTTTTTTATCAGACCATGATTTATAGTTAATATTTCTTTATTATTTCTTATATCAATATTATTATATGCTAAATTATATAACCCTAATGCAACACCATTGGCTGAAACATCAGTTTCAGCCATATTTTTCAATAAGTTACCCATCACTGGATCACTCGCGCCTGCAAACGTTACATATGCCGTAGAAATATTTTCAGGGCAATCCTCCAGACTAATTGAAAACGCAGAGCCAGCAAATGGGATGCCTATTTTACTTCCTTTTAAATTGCCAGCTTGTAAATCAACATTCGCATTTATAGAGTCATTTGAAATGGCGCAACTGCGTTCAATGACATTGGCATTGATGTTGATAGTGACTTCTTCACTAAAGCTTATTACTGGTACTGTCATTGTCAGGACAAGAAGAAGGAGCGATATTTTATTCATAATAAATATCCAGATAGACTATTGAAGATGCGTCTCCAGGACCTATACTGCTGCTGGTTGATTTATATCTAAGATAAAAATTCAACGTATAAGTTGCACTGGTAATTACTTCATTTAAAGCCTGAACCGTATTTAAAGCTATCGTCTTTTTCTTTTCATTAAGAATCTCAATCGCCAACCCGGTTGCCAGAACACCTTCGGTCGCACCACCTTTGCCTATGACTTTTAACAACGAAGAATCAGAATCATCTGCCTCTCCTGAAAACTTATACGTGATGTTATTAAGATTACCAGTGCAATTTTCCAGGTGTATTGAAACAGATTCCTCAGCACTGACAGCACCTTTTTGACTAAAATCTTTAGGATCCAAATCAGGGAAGTTAACATTTTTAATCAGATCCTGGCCAGAGACATTACAGCTCTGTGTCAGGATACCACCATTCACGTGAACTGTAACATCTACAGCAAAGGCTGAAAAAGAAAACAGATAAGTCAAAAAAAACTTGGTAACTTTATCCATGATGCATCCTTAATTATTGACATGTCAAGCTTACATTATTAATTCTTTCCATATCTTTTTTCTCATCATAACTAATTGTAAACTTACATTTATTATTATTATCTACTTTTACTGTGTACTGAGTTCCAGCTCGAACACCGGTTAAGTATACCGTGTGGTCATCATTAACAATTGACGTTGAACTGTCAGCATCAGATGTAACAATAGTGCCAAACTTGAGCGGTGTGCCTTTATAACTGACAGAGGCTAAAAAGTTATAACCTTTACGTACATCAAATACAACTTTGCTAATTGCTCCTCGTGTTGGGGCAACTTTCAGTATTTTCCCATCAACATCATAACCTGTGCCAAATGATTCTGGTGACAAGGCAACATCATTATAGTGATAAGCCGTTGCATAAGGAATAAGCGCATAGCCAAAACGGTCTATTGATATATTCTCTCCTACTCTATCGAGCTGTGCTCCTACGGCACCTTTAGCCTCAACTAAAATTGCTGTATCATTTGCTTCTCTGGCAAAAACTACTCCGCCCTGATGGATCACCATAGAACCTGTCACACCATAGTCAAACTCTTTAGAATTGCCCGTGAATGATGTACCTGTGCTTATGTCAGCAGCATTTGCTTTATAATGTGCATTTAAATTAGATCTATCTTGATTGTTATTGCTGACAGACTGATAAATATTATAATTAAATTTATTATCTAACGCATTTCCATACAAGCTAGTGTTATTGCTATATTTCGAATTGTTATAGCTAGTACTGCTTGACAAATACATTCTATTTTTCTCAATGCCATTAGTTAATGGCATTGAGAATGACAGATAAAACATATTATCGCTCAGGCTTCGAAATTTGGTTTTGGTATAATTAGCAGATAAACTTACATTATTTAACTGTGTAAATGTTTTATTCCAACCAATCTGGGTGTTCTGAGATTTTGTGTCTGTTCCCCAGTAAGAATTCACATTACCCCATAAATATAACTGTCCATAATCACCCAGACTCTGAGAAACATTGATCTGGAAACTATTTTTCTTCCTCTCGCTTCTTGAATAGAAGAAGTAATCACCGGCATCATATTTAACACTGTCTTGATAATTAGCTTCACTCAGGCTGTAGTAATTAGACGTCGAATAGCGGTACCCCGTTAACTGAATGTTTGTTCCAGTATCACTGAAAGATTTTGCATATAAAACTCGATAAGAATTTCCGACGTAATTTTTACCTTTAATTGTTGCCTTAGCCTGAATCGAATCTAAAGATAGAGCACCAATATTACCCATATCTTTTCCTAAACCTAAGCCAAAAGCGGCATAGTCATCTGCAATCTGGTATCCGGTATACACAGTTGTGTCAAGGGGTAAACCATAGCCAAATGTACCCTGGAGAAATTTACTTTTCTCTGCATATGAGATATCGAGTTGCCCTGCGGAAACTGAATAATTATATCTTCGATGACGTAATAAGTTCGGCAGTGAAGAATAAGGGACGATATACCTCGTTACCAAACCTTGATCCGAGGTTAATTCTACCTCATAGTCGCCACTGGATCCTACCGAGTTCAAGTTATCTATATTATAAGGTCCAGGATTGATATACTCCTGATAAAGAATGTTATCATTTTGTTTAATTGTTATTTTTGATCGTGTTTCAGCAACACCTTTAATAACTGGGCTATAGCCTCTTTCACTTTCAGGCAGCATCTCATTAGATGTGGCAAGTGACACGCCAATATAGGTATTTGAGTCAAATAACATTGATCCCAGAACACTTTGTCCGATGGTTAACGTTGATCTGATAGAATTAATGTTTTTTGTGGCAAAAAAGTTATTAGAATTCCATTCATGGCTAGATTTGTTACCTGTTTTACTTTGATTGTAATACGTACTTGAATTAAATCGCCATGAACCAAGATTCAATCTATTAGAAACACTAAAAAATGTGGATGAATAATCTTCCATTTTTTTGTTTTTCGTGTAGGAACCATTAACGTTATAATTAGTTACTAGTGCAGGTATACCATCATCCCAGTCCGCTTCATTCGCTAATGTTGAGCGAATCGATTTAAGGTAAACTTGCGGTATTTGTAGTGTCAATGTAAGTTTTGATAAGTTAACATCATAATTAAAGTCATCAATATAATCTGAAATATTAATACATGTATTTTCATCAGACACTGCATCAAATTTGGCAGATGCATCCTTATTTAGAGGAATGATGTCAATAATTTTCTTTGTAAAACATGCTGAAACTTTCTTTTTTTTATCTTCTTTGAAGATCACATCCATACTGCCTAAGAAACTATCCCCGACATTTATACTCAAGAAATACTTACCCGGTGTTACATTGTTTCCTGCAGCAATATAAGAAAGATCCTCGATAGAATCGACATCAGACCCCAGGAAGAGAGGATTAAAATAATCCTGCGAATATGAATAATTTACATTTAAAAAAAAAGTAAAAAACAGGAATCCTTTCATCATTCGCATTAGATCATTTCCAGATTAATTAAAGTTGCATTGTTTATCTTTAATCTGAACACCATAATCATTGATAAAGTTAAATTTTAATTTTTTACTTTTATCGCTTGTGTTCAGCATGAACTCAGTCATCGGGGCAATAGTTGCAGCAGGTAGCACTTCCTTTCCATTTATACTTAATGAAGATAAGTTCATATAAAATGGCGTTGGGTTTTTAATTTTCAAATTATTATTTTCATAGCTACACCTTAATTTTTCGTATGACGTAAATGAATCTCCATCAATATTGGTTGGCCTGGTAAATAATTTTATTTTAGTGGTAGTGGAAATTAACAGCGCATTGTCTATCTTTTTTTCTTCCTCCGTTAGCGATGGAATGACTTTAGTGTTCAGGTAATATAACTTCTCTTTGTTCTTGTAGAGTTTATTTTTATCTCCTGTGTATACTACATTTAGTAAACTGTCAGTATTTGCCTGAATGACAAAAAGGGGCGGCGTGATGATAAAATCTGACACCTTTTTATCATTCTCATCTGTTACCCATGACTGAACAAGATAGTTTGAATCCTTGTCACTGTTATAAACTTTCAGGGTCGCTTGATTTTTATCAATCGGATAGATCAACCGAGTGGCTCCTAATGAAACGCCACCTGCATTTACCGAATGACAGCATAATAATAAAGGAGTGATTAACGCTATTTTTTTTAACATATTTACCCCAAACAGGTAATTGGTCATGTCTGACCAATTACCTTTAATTTAAAGAGTTAACATTAATTGTAGGTCAGCATGAAGTTTGCAGCAGATTGAACCTTACCTGCAGTTACTGTGGCTGCTGTTGATTTGTAATCTACAGATAGTGGGATAGTAGTACTGCCTGTCACAGCCACTGGATTACTGATCGTGCCAACATTTAATGCAGTACCATTTGGATTAAATAACTGCAGGCCTACATTCTCTGCAGAACCAGCACCTGCGTTATTGGATAACACACCTGGTTTACCTTCGACAGTCTGGCCGCTAAAAGTAATTTGTACTGTTTTAGCAATTTCGGTATTACAATCAACCAGACTGATGGTGAATGGTTTTTTAGCATTAGCCAGCTGATCCGCTGCTTTAAAAACACTTGTTTTTACAGTATCCAGAGTAACGATTTTATCGGTATCTGATCCAGAAACAGCACAAGCTCCTGCAGTTACTTCTCCGTTAAATGTAACCTTACCGCCATTCACGCTCACTGGAGTTGGTTCTGGATCAGCTGCATTTGCTGCGCCGCAGATCAGTGTAGCCAGTACAGCAGAAAGTAATGTGATTTTTTTGTTAATAAACATGTTTATATCCTTATATATGAATGATAATAGCGATTGTGGGCGACCCCATCACATGTGACAACTGGTATAATTCCCACATGTCATGATGTAACATCAATTATCAACACAATAATCCGTTGGTTGTAATTAAACGCGCAATGCCTATTTTTAAATTATTTAAAATTTATTTCACAAACACCTCATCGCTTAACGAGGTGGATAATTTAAGTGAAATCCTAATTAAGTGATAGCTAAAGCCTTCCCATATATCTAAGGAAACTTCTTAATAATTCCTAAGAAAAATCTATAAAATTTATTAATAAAAAAGATTATTTCCAGATAAGAAGCCTTAATTATCATAAGGTTACAACAAATAACACCAACAAGAATATTGTTTTTTTCATGTTAAGATTGTTTTTTCCTTGTTGAAAAAAGGCATAAAAGTAAACCTTCGGTAAAAACACTTAATATATGTCGTGAAAATTAATGCCAACCCCTTCGTTTTATTCCACCTTTTGCATAGACATCCCACATGAAAATAAATTCCGGCTTATATCAGGATTAATTTACCGATGGTTAAATTAAGTCACCCTTAATGCTAATGATGTAACGGCACCATGCTTTCGATGAAAACAACCATCATTTTTCTCCTCGGCTGTACAAACGTGGGAAAAGGTATGAACATCATCAGTATTATTAATCCACTCAATAACGTATCTGATTGCGATTTATTACAATCGATTTTAACGTTGTTCAAATTATCCATTCCGGAAGTAATCGTGTTGCCTTTTTTCAGTATATCGACTTAACCTGTGGGTTAATCGGTGTAAACTCAGCATACTGCGGCACCTTTATCTGATACCACGGTGCCCAAAAGCCCCCAAGGGAGCGTAATATGAATACCGGACCACTGACCGAAGAAGAACTGGAATGGCTGGATGATGTGTTGATGGAATGCGGTAATGATGATTCAGTGCTGGATGTGTCAGAGCTTGACGGCCTGCTCACTGCGATTCTCTCTGGTCCCAATATGATCCCGCCCTCTCAATGGCTGCCAGTAATTTGGGGAGGTGAAAAGCATGATCCCGGTTGGTCTGATGAAAGTGAGATGACCCGCTTTATGAACCTGACATTCCAGCATATGAATGATATTGCTGAGAGGCTGTGCTATGTACCGGACCAGTTTGCACCGCTATTTGGCTATCGGACTATCAAGGGTAAAGAGTATACCGTGGTGGAAGAGTGGTGCTTTGGTTACATGCGCGGCGTGGCGCTGGATGACTGGTCGGCGCTACCAAAGAGTATGCAGTCCGAACTGGATGCTATTGCGCTACATGGACGAGAAGAAAATTTTTCAAAACTCGAGCAAATGACGGAGGATGCGTTTGAACAGAGCCAAATGGCTATCGGCCCGGCGGCGCTACAGCTGCATCACCACTGGCTGACATTGCGCGCACCGACATCTGAACCCCGGCAAGCTACACCGGTGAGCGCTCAGCTTAAAGTCGGTCGCAACGACCCTTGCCCTTGCGGGAGTGGGAAAAAATTCAAACACTGTTGCCTGCACTGACAGATATGCGCCCGAAACAGGCTCAGCGACGATTATTGTTGTCGCGCCTGCGGGCTTTAACCGTAACTAACCCGACTCAAAGCCGGCTCAGGCAATCCATCGCGACGGCCTTAAAGCTGGCAAAGTTCTCGCTTTCACGCAGGCGTATCATCGCCCTTTCTCGCATAAAGGTAACGAACAGGTCGTAAATGGCCATTGCCTCTTCGTATTCAGTTTTACTGATCGCCAGCAAGAAGATGACATATGCCACCTCATCCCCCCAGACAATGCCCTGCGGTGCCAGAACGGTATAGACCACGGTCTTTTTCGCCAGTAATCCCAATGAGTGCGGTAGCGCGATCCCTTCCCCCAGCATGGTGCTGACAATGGCTTCACGCTCTTCTACCGAAGGATAAAACTGCTCATCAACATAGCCTTCCAACTCCAGATGACCGCACAACTGACGAAATAGCTGTGAACGCTCGATCGGCTGGTCAATCACGAGAAAATGGCTCTCATCAAAAAATTTTTCCAGCATATAAGGTTTGGTACGATCAACCAGCACCAGCTTACCAATTTGTTCCAGTTGGTATTCAGTAGGAAAAGGTGACATCACCACGCTGGGTTTACCCTTCTCACTCAAGCGCGCAGTGGAAATGACAAAATCTTCATCAATACTCTGCATCTCTTCATACTCACGCAGCGAGACGATGTTCTTTACCTCGATTTGTGGATACTTGCGCATCAGCATCGCCTGGATCATCCTTACCGTTGAATTACCGGTATCACAAACCAACAGAACCTGTGGATGTCGTTGATAGCCCACGTTGTAGTGCCGTTCCAGCCCAACACCGATATGCAATACCAGAAAGCCGATCTCATTTTCACTGATCGCATAAGGGGTGTATTTCCCCCAACTCGATACCGCAGCCAGCGTGACATCATATGCCATGGGATAGTGCTGTTTGATATTGGCTAATAATGGATTAGGAATGTGTATCTGATAACGTACCCGCGTGATCATAGTTTTGATATGGGTAAGCAAATCAGCGCGCAGTTGGGGATCGTTCTGCAGATTGAAGTTGTAGTGGTTATTGATATAACTAAGGATATAGTCCACCAGCGACTCGCCGTCGTCCGGGCCGATGGCGCTGGGCGCAATCTCCTGCACACGGCGCGCGGCAATATTCACCCGCAGGTAGGCCTCTTCTGAAGGAGAGATTGCCTTTCCGGTGATAGGTCGCATCAAATTAATCATATGACGTGCAGCATCACGCACATCATCATCCACATCCTCAGCGCTGAAATCCGAAAGTGGGTACCCTTCACTGATCCGCCTCACTGCAACCGCGCAGTAGAGACGCAGATAATGTTCGCAGTCATCGGTCATTCTCACGTTAAAGCGCGAGAAACACTGATGCAGCAACGGCTGCAGCGTCATCAGCATCCCGCTGTTGAGTACTTCAAGATTCAACAGTGGGCTTTCGTTCTCTTCCTGTGAAATCTGGTATAGCAAATCGGTTAAACAGGTACGAATCGAGACTTCGCTACCAAACAACTTCATGCCATAACGCGGCTTGGTTTCAATTTCCAGGTTATACCGATTTAGCCATTCTCTCACTTCAGCCATATCACTTTGCAGCGTGGCACGACTGACAAACCACTCTTCCGCCAGGTCCTCAAGCTTAAGCGAAAAGGCTGAAGTAAGAAAACGGGTCAATAAATAGTGCACCCGCTCGGCCGAGGTCCGAGGAACGCGCAGATGCGTGCGAGCCTCCTGTAGTAAACGTCCATAGCGCGCAGCGTCATCAATTCTCAACTGGTAGCCTTCACCACGATTCAAAACAAAATGTGCTCCATGTTGGGCCAGCATTTCGTTCAACGCGATAATATCAGTCCGTACGGTACGTGTAGAAACGGCAAAACGCCGCGCCAGCTCATCCTGCGGCAGAGTTTCGTTTTGCAGCGTGTCAAACAGCTGCGCCAGTCGTTGATTGGGAAATCTCACATCACTCATCCATCATTGACGTTAGTTGTTATCAAAATAACACAGGGCGAATCGATCGCCCTGTTTTCATCTGTCCACTGACTGTGGTCGATACTAAGGAGTCAGGACCATCGCCGAAGGCGCGCCCACCGCAGTATATTCATCACTGAAGAGCAGCTCACCGCTGGCGCCGTCTACGCTAAAGCGCGTAATATTATCACTCCGCTGATTCATGACATAAATGGATTTTCCATCCGGCGATAAGGTAAGCGTGCGTGGGTAATCACCGCGCGTCCAGATATCATCCTTATGCGTCAGCGCACCACTCGCTTCGATAGCAAAATGTGCAATGCTGTTATGCAACCGATTGGCGATATACAAATTTTTACCCGCACTGTCGATAATTAGCCCTGCGGCAAAACTGGTGCCTTTATAACCCGCGGGCAGTGCTGAGACCGTTGCCCTCTCAGACAATGTCCCCTGCTTTTCATCAAGAGCATAATGCGTCAGCGTCGAAGCCTCTTCATTAATCAGATAGATCCCTTTTCCATCGTGCTGAAAAACAAAGTGCCGCGGACCGGCCCCCTCAGAAGAAGCGGGGATCCAGGCAGGTTTATTGGGCATCAGTTTGCCATCATCGCTCAGGCGATATTGATAAATACGATCCAGTCCTAAATCGGTCGCAAAAACAAATTTTCCGCTACGATCGCTGGCGATCATGTGAGCGTGCGGACCGTTATGGTCGCTTATGGCAAAGCTGCCTTCTACCGCAGCTACGGGTCTGCCTGCGCCCGCAGGACCTTCATCCTGCTTGCTGTCGCTGGCTTCACTCAAGCTACCGTCGGTATTCACCGGCAAAACCGCGACGGTTCCGCTGATATAGTTAGCAACCAGCAGGTGCTTGCCGTTTGGCGTCAGGGACAGATAAACCGGCCCCGCCCCCTTCGAACTCACCTGATTCAGTAACGTCAGGCCGCCATCCATGCCTATCTTATAAGCCGCAATCATGCCCGGCTGGCTTTCACTGCCGACATACAGCACCTTACCCTGCGTATCCATTGCCATCTGGGCCGCATTAGGTAACGTACTGACCAATTTTTTATCGCTCAATGCGCCGTCGGGACCAACCTGGAAGCGATAGACCCCTTCACCATTCGGGTTATAGGTTCCTACATAGGCATATTGCGCCTGGGCAAAAAAGGGTGTCATCGCCATCAGCCCCATAGAGAAAACAGAAATTAACGATTTACGCATATTTTCCTCACCCGGGGCCAATGTATGGCCCACGTTGTTATGCCAGCAGTTTTTTAGTGATTGCCAGCAGCGTAGCCACATCTTCCGGGCGCGTGTCGCCAGAAGCTTTATCGATGATAGAACTGTAGATATGCGGAATGATTTTGCTCACGCCCGCATCCAGCGCAATCTGCAGGATGGTTTCAAAATTTTCCAGATCGATGCCACCCGTAGGTTCCAACCAGAAATCATGACGTGCGCAGGCTTCAGCGACAGCCTTAAATTCGTCGATCGAGGCCAGGCCGCCCATCGGGAAATATTTGATCGAGCTGCCGCCCATATCTTTTAGCAACGCAATGGCTGTTTCGACCGGGACGATCCCCTCAGCCGCTTGCGAACTCAATGGGCCGGTAGAGATTTTGACCAGCCCCGGCTTACCCGTAGGCGAAACCAAACCGTTCACCACCGTCTCAGACTGTCCCAGCAGCGCACGGCTTGGACCAACACCGGTAAAAACCTGATTGACGTGTTGAGGCTGCACCTGCGCAGAAATGGCACTGACCATCGCTGACTGATTCGGGTCACCCGCTCCCAGTCCGACAGAAAGTGCATTGTCGATCAGCGCCGCGTACTCACGCATATCGGTCACCGCCTCGTCGACAGTGCCATAATTTTTCGACAATACGCCCACCAATACATGACCTTCAGCCGCCTGCCAGATCGCACGTGCGTTCTCCTTCGATCCCGCAAGTACATTCAGGCAGACGCGATTTTTATAAAAGTTAGGGGTAAGCGTCATGCGTTTTTCTCTCCGGCCAGTAAAGCGTTAATGCAAATATAAATGGTATTAAGTTGTTCCGGCGTTACGCTACGGACATCAACTTCAACAATCCCTTCATTGGCCTTATAGCCACGGAAATAGATCGCGATTTCGCCCGTTTTTAGCGCCTGCACCAGTTCGCCTGTCGTGCGGCCAATAATGGCTTCATCAAAATGGATCTCCGTTCGTGCGATGTCTCGTCCGGCGGCATCCCATACCACGCGTGCACTGACGCCCTTCAATGCGTTCAGACTGTCGATAAATGGCGTCATTTTTTCCACCATTTCAGCCCCGCTCACTTTTTCCCGGGTCAGGTAGTTTTCAATCGCCTGTGTCAGGCCCAGGATCCCCTCCTTACCAACTTTCATCGCACGACCAATGCCATTTGACTGACGTTTTACCCACTCAACGTACTGATGTTTACCGACCACCAGCCCGCTGGTAGGGCCTTCAATGGCCTTCGCGCCGCTGTAAATCACCAGATCGGCACCGAACTGGTAGTAACACTGTAAATCTTCTTCTGCCGCAGCATCGACGATCAGCGCGACGCCATGCTTACGTGCCACAACAGCCGCCTGTTCGACGCTGAGATGACTTTTCTGCACACAGTGATGGGATTTGATATAAAGAATCGCGGCCGTCTGCGGGGTGATCGCCGCAGAAAGCTGCTCGGCTGAACATTCGTTGGCATAGCCCGCTTCAACCAGGCGTCCCCCCCCCATCGTTACCATCGTGCCCACCGGGGCGCCAAAATTGACGTTATGCCCTTTCGGTACAACGATATCGTGTG encodes the following:
- a CDS encoding fimbrial protein, with product MNKISLLLLVLTMTVPVISFSEEVTININANVIERSCAISNDSINANVDLQAGNLKGSKIGIPFAGSAFSISLEDCPENISTAYVTFAGASDPVMGNLLKNMAETDVSANGVALGLYNLAYNNIDIRNNKEILTINHGLIKNTFGFLAYYVRVSDVFSAGKVLSIVDFELAYD
- a CDS encoding BglG family transcription antiterminator, with protein sequence MRFPNQRLAQLFDTLQNETLPQDELARRFAVSTRTVRTDIIALNEMLAQHGAHFVLNRGEGYQLRIDDAARYGRLLQEARTHLRVPRTSAERVHYLLTRFLTSAFSLKLEDLAEEWFVSRATLQSDMAEVREWLNRYNLEIETKPRYGMKLFGSEVSIRTCLTDLLYQISQEENESPLLNLEVLNSGMLMTLQPLLHQCFSRFNVRMTDDCEHYLRLYCAVAVRRISEGYPLSDFSAEDVDDDVRDAARHMINLMRPITGKAISPSEEAYLRVNIAARRVQEIAPSAIGPDDGESLVDYILSYINNHYNFNLQNDPQLRADLLTHIKTMITRVRYQIHIPNPLLANIKQHYPMAYDVTLAAVSSWGKYTPYAISENEIGFLVLHIGVGLERHYNVGYQRHPQVLLVCDTGNSTVRMIQAMLMRKYPQIEVKNIVSLREYEEMQSIDEDFVISTARLSEKGKPSVVMSPFPTEYQLEQIGKLVLVDRTKPYMLEKFFDESHFLVIDQPIERSQLFRQLCGHLELEGYVDEQFYPSVEEREAIVSTMLGEGIALPHSLGLLAKKTVVYTVLAPQGIVWGDEVAYVIFLLAISKTEYEEAMAIYDLFVTFMRERAMIRLRESENFASFKAVAMDCLSRL
- a CDS encoding YecA family protein; protein product: MNTGPLTEEELEWLDDVLMECGNDDSVLDVSELDGLLTAILSGPNMIPPSQWLPVIWGGEKHDPGWSDESEMTRFMNLTFQHMNDIAERLCYVPDQFAPLFGYRTIKGKEYTVVEEWCFGYMRGVALDDWSALPKSMQSELDAIALHGREENFSKLEQMTEDAFEQSQMAIGPAALQLHHHWLTLRAPTSEPRQATPVSAQLKVGRNDPCPCGSGKKFKHCCLH
- a CDS encoding lactonase family protein, with the protein product MRKSLISVFSMGLMAMTPFFAQAQYAYVGTYNPNGEGVYRFQVGPDGALSDKKLVSTLPNAAQMAMDTQGKVLYVGSESQPGMIAAYKIGMDGGLTLLNQVSSKGAGPVYLSLTPNGKHLLVANYISGTVAVLPVNTDGSLSEASDSKQDEGPAGAGRPVAAVEGSFAISDHNGPHAHMIASDRSGKFVFATDLGLDRIYQYRLSDDGKLMPNKPAWIPASSEGAGPRHFVFQHDGKGIYLINEEASTLTHYALDEKQGTLSERATVSALPAGYKGTSFAAGLIIDSAGKNLYIANRLHNSIAHFAIEASGALTHKDDIWTRGDYPRTLTLSPDGKSIYVMNQRSDNITRFSVDGASGELLFSDEYTAVGAPSAMVLTP
- a CDS encoding fimbrial biogenesis chaperone; the protein is MTNYLFGVNMLKKIALITPLLLCCHSVNAGGVSLGATRLIYPIDKNQATLKVYNSDKDSNYLVQSWVTDENDKKVSDFIITPPLFVIQANTDSLLNVVYTGDKNKLYKNKEKLYYLNTKVIPSLTEEEKKIDNALLISTTTKIKLFTRPTNIDGDSFTSYEKLRCSYENNNLKIKNPTPFYMNLSSLSINGKEVLPAATIAPMTEFMLNTSDKSKKLKFNFINDYGVQIKDKQCNFN
- a CDS encoding fimbrial protein, whose protein sequence is MDKVTKFFLTYLFSFSAFAVDVTVHVNGGILTQSCNVSGQDLIKNVNFPDLDPKDFSQKGAVSAEESVSIHLENCTGNLNNITYKFSGEADDSDSSLLKVIGKGGATEGVLATGLAIEILNEKKKTIALNTVQALNEVITSATYTLNFYLRYKSTSSSIGPGDASSIVYLDIYYE
- a CDS encoding fimbrial protein — protein: MFINKKITLLSAVLATLICGAANAADPEPTPVSVNGGKVTFNGEVTAGACAVSGSDTDKIVTLDTVKTSVFKAADQLANAKKPFTISLVDCNTEIAKTVQITFSGQTVEGKPGVLSNNAGAGSAENVGLQLFNPNGTALNVGTISNPVAVTGSTTIPLSVDYKSTAATVTAGKVQSAANFMLTYN
- a CDS encoding fimbria/pilus outer membrane usher protein translates to MRMMKGFLFFTFFLNVNYSYSQDYFNPLFLGSDVDSIEDLSYIAAGNNVTPGKYFLSINVGDSFLGSMDVIFKEDKKKKVSACFTKKIIDIIPLNKDASAKFDAVSDENTCINISDYIDDFNYDVNLSKLTLTLQIPQVYLKSIRSTLANEADWDDGIPALVTNYNVNGSYTKNKKMEDYSSTFFSVSNRLNLGSWRFNSSTYYNQSKTGNKSSHEWNSNNFFATKNINSIRSTLTIGQSVLGSMLFDSNTYIGVSLATSNEMLPESERGYSPVIKGVAETRSKITIKQNDNILYQEYINPGPYNIDNLNSVGSSGDYEVELTSDQGLVTRYIVPYSSLPNLLRHRRYNYSVSAGQLDISYAEKSKFLQGTFGYGLPLDTTVYTGYQIADDYAAFGLGLGKDMGNIGALSLDSIQAKATIKGKNYVGNSYRVLYAKSFSDTGTNIQLTGYRYSTSNYYSLSEANYQDSVKYDAGDYFFYSRSERKKNSFQINVSQSLGDYGQLYLWGNVNSYWGTDTKSQNTQIGWNKTFTQLNNVSLSANYTKTKFRSLSDNMFYLSFSMPLTNGIEKNRMYLSSSTSYNNSKYSNNTSLYGNALDNKFNYNIYQSVSNNNQDRSNLNAHYKANAADISTGTSFTGNSKEFDYGVTGSMVIHQGGVVFAREANDTAILVEAKGAVGAQLDRVGENISIDRFGYALIPYATAYHYNDVALSPESFGTGYDVDGKILKVAPTRGAISKVVFDVRKGYNFLASVSYKGTPLKFGTIVTSDADSSTSIVNDDHTVYLTGVRAGTQYTVKVDNNNKCKFTISYDEKKDMERINNVSLTCQ
- the dagF gene encoding 2-dehydro-3-deoxy-phosphogluconate aldolase, which produces MTLTPNFYKNRVCLNVLAGSKENARAIWQAAEGHVLVGVLSKNYGTVDEAVTDMREYAALIDNALSVGLGAGDPNQSAMVSAISAQVQPQHVNQVFTGVGPSRALLGQSETVVNGLVSPTGKPGLVKISTGPLSSQAAEGIVPVETAIALLKDMGGSSIKYFPMGGLASIDEFKAVAEACARHDFWLEPTGGIDLENFETILQIALDAGVSKIIPHIYSSIIDKASGDTRPEDVATLLAITKKLLA
- a CDS encoding DgaE family pyridoxal phosphate-dependent ammonia lyase; the protein is MSSIYEKYNLKQVINASGRMTILGVSTPSSDVVDTVKYGLNHYFEMKDLVNKTGAYIAKLLNAENAVVVSCASAGIAQSVAAVIVKDDDWLLENLHAAPLTVPHDIVVPKGHNVNFGAPVGTMVTMGGGRLVEAGYANECSAEQLSAAITPQTAAILYIKSHHCVQKSHLSVEQAAVVARKHGVALIVDAAAEEDLQCYYQFGADLVIYSGAKAIEGPTSGLVVGKHQYVEWVKRQSNGIGRAMKVGKEGILGLTQAIENYLTREKVSGAEMVEKMTPFIDSLNALKGVSARVVWDAAGRDIARTEIHFDEAIIGRTTGELVQALKTGEIAIYFRGYKANEGIVEVDVRSVTPEQLNTIYICINALLAGEKNA